The following are encoded in a window of Impatiens glandulifera chromosome 5, dImpGla2.1, whole genome shotgun sequence genomic DNA:
- the LOC124937787 gene encoding stress-related protein-like produces the protein MAELEETQTTEETLYILVKVSNEEEETTTLKYLDFVQDGALYAISVFSSLYEFAKANSGQLKPGVETVEGTVKAVVSPVLYKFHDVPSDLLKFVDLKVDESIRELEGHVPLLIKRASSQALMAAQKAPEVARAVAMELQRSGVADTAVEIAKTVYSKCEPTAKEMYVNYEPVAEYYAVIAWRFLNDLPLFPQMAGIVLPTAAHWADKYNEAVSSAVDRGYTLVNFMPMVPIERIAKIFENSPYEPCSSSSSSEEEDHDAMAVPQ, from the exons ATGGCCGAATTAGAAGAAACCCAGACTACGGAGGAGACGCTG TATATACTTGTGAAGGTTTCAAACGAGGAGGAGGAGACGACGACGCTTAAATACCTGGATTTCGTTCAAGACGGTGCACTTTATGCTATCTCCGTCTTCTCAAGCTTGTATGAATTCGCAAAGGCAAATTCCGGTCAACTCAAGCCTGGCGTCGAGACTGTCGAAGGCACTGTTAAGGCAGTTGTTTCGCCGGTTCTTTATAAGTTCCATGATGTTCCTTCTGATCTCCTCAAATTCGTTGATCTAAag GTAGACGAGTCAATAAGAGAGTTGGAAGGTCACGTACCATTGTTGATCAAACGAGCTTCAAGTCAAGCTCTAATGGCGGCTCAGAAAGCTCCTGAGGTAGCACGAGCAGTGGCTATGGAGTTACAGCGGTCAGGAGTGGCGGATACGGCTGTGGAGATTGCCAAGACTGTTTACTCTAAATGTGAGCCGACGGCTAAGGAGATGTACGTGAACTATGAGCCTGTTGCAGAGTATTATGCTGTAATTGCTTGGCGATTTCTGAATGATCTTCCATTGTTCCCACAAATGGCGGGGATTGTTTTGCCAACTGCAGCACACTGGGCGGACAAGTATAATGAAGCTGTTTCAAGTGCGGTGGATAGAGGGTACACGTTGGTGAATTTCATGCCCATGGTTCCTATAGAGAGGATTGCTAAGATCTTTGAGAATTCTCCATATGAGCCatgttcttcatcatcttcttccgAGGAGGAGGATCATGATGCTATGGCGGTGCCACAGTGA